In Pagrus major chromosome 23, Pma_NU_1.0, the genomic window CTATTTTTGAGCATTTCATCCCAAACTCATTGCTCTTTCTTTAAAGTCTTATAATGTATTGGTTAGAGAAACAAAAGGTAATTCAAAGGGAAATACCGCATTATGGCACTCTATGTATTAGCATATTTTCCACAAAAAACTGCAGCCTGTCAATACAGTATCTACTTCAGAAAATGAAACCTCCCATTATGATGCAGAAGGAGGCGAGTGATGAGACAGCATACCATTAGCGTCTCAGAGACAGAAGAATACTCTCATAAGAATCAATAAGAATTCGAAActtcaatttttgtttttacttaatCAATATTTGCATTCAAACATGCTCTCCCAAGGCTCATATTTCTTAACAGATCAGGTTGCTGGTTTCACGTTCACTTTAGCAAGCTGGAGTCCCAGGCACACACCACTTGAGAGACAAAGTGATATTTGAATAACAcattccaataaaaacagaaagagctGTCGGCTGTTCTTGGGCTTCATTTCAGCTGCCGTCTAGAAAAGGAAACAGCAGGCACAGTGAAAGCAGGGGAGCCAATATTTCTGATAAATATTTGCCGAGGTTCAATCATAGCTTATTaattcatttcttcatttctaaCTTATAGCTCACTGTGCCTTTATTGGTCTCTGCAGGCCTCTAAGTTACAGTGACAGTTTCCTCAGCAACAGGCATTAAACTCTATAAATACCTCCCAAAGAGGCTAATGACAACCTGCTACTCATTTTGATTCTAGCAGaaactgaatgttttcagctttaaaattattttttaataattcatgaGACACCCCCAAAGTTAATGTATGTCTGGATCAATATTTGTGAGGCTTTCATGTCTTACTAATGTGCATAATGACTGCTATAGAAGCAAATACTATATATCCATGTCTATTAGTCAATCTCCCTCATTCTTGAATTGTCTCGAATTAAGAGTGACAGGAAGTACTGTTTGTTTGGAAAAGAAATCTGGCTGCTAAAATGTAGATCTAATGAGAGATGAGATAAACATCTCACTTGACAAAttgagatttgttttttgtttttttttgtacatgagAGGAGCAGCGCATTATCTGAGGCCATCTGACTACCTCCCCTAGTGAGGAGTGGTGGTGTGGTCCACGGGGAACTCATCATCACTTTAAAACGCACCAGAGACTTGGCACAAAAGAAGCGCTCGCAGGCGAGTACAGGTGCAAAGGGACTGTCTCTTATTACACCGAAGGGAAACCCGGTTTGCACTTTGCGCACTGTCTAAGAAGACTCGCTTAAAGTCAGAGAACGCGGACTTTGAGTTGAAGAAACTTACTTTTGGCTGCAACCTGATGCGACGCCGTTTAACTGCAGCAACACTCTGGTGATGTGGATGTGGTCATTACGCACGAGCTCGATGTTTTCCCGTAGATCTGGACTCTAAAAAGCgtattattgttttgttgtctcccTCTTACCTTTGTCTGAACAAGCACATGACGCAAACTGTTGCTTGGAGTTCGGATTTTGTGGTGAGACTCTGTGCCTGCCAAGTGGAGCCGCGTGTCTATTTGCCGAAAACCAGCTAGGAAACATGAACGTCTCTTTCTTCGATGTGACCCAGGGCGCGCTGTTTAACGGGAGTCAGACCCTCGCTGGGACTCTGGCTTCATACTCCAGCAATGGCACCGACAACGTGGTGACCGGCGACGGCGGAGGCTCCCTGGTGCTTGTCCAAGACGAGCGCAAACTCTTCGTCATGCGTGTGGTGCAAATCGCGGTGCTGTGCGTTTTGTCGCTCACCGTCGTGTTCGGTATATTTTTCCTCGGGTGCAACTTGATGATCAAATCGGAGAGCATGATAAACTTCCTGGTGAAGGACCGGAGACCCTCCAAAGACGTGGAGACGGTTATGATCGGGCTCAGCTAGAGCATGGAGAGCAGGGACTGTGGAAAACTGGAGCCGAGACCTGGAACGAGGATCCGGTACGCGTCTCCTGCCGTAGGTCAAGATCGGCATCTGCATGTACTTCTCACAGACACTCTCTGATTGTCCTAGTGAGGAAAGATATgcaaaaactttaaatattcTTCCGAAAATGACTACAGGAAAGTAGTCCAGCGACCAATGTTTGTGCGTAAAGTTTGTGCGTAAAACACGGGCAATTGTTTACACGTGGGCCGATCTGTTGAATCTTTTGAGTGAATTTAATGTTGCCAACTTGAACAAAGTGACGAAAATGTTTACAAGCTGTTACCTCATTTTTTgttcagttatttatttatttttttttgtaaatttgaaATGATTGTTAgtgaatgtttttaaaactgtcaaaaaGCATGATTGTGAATTCTTATAGTTCCACTTCTGCCAGTGTACCGTGTGGACGTGGTGGATATGTGGGTATTCTCTATACAAAGTATTTTTCTTGGTCTTGTTTGGTAAAAACACTCTGATTACTGAAATCTTGCACGTTTTTCAACAAACTCCGTCACATCTTTATGGAGTGATTCTTGGTCCTGTTTGGCATGCTCGCTAATTGATCTGTAAAGTGATTTTTGGACCCGTTTTGCACTTTTGAAATCACTGATGCTGCATGAATTATTTTgtaccaaaaaaaacaaaacaaaaaaaaacttgaaattgCAGCATGcaattaaaacactgaaatgaccATATTAAGCTTTGTCATCTTTTAATCAGCATatcatcatatcatatcatgCTATTATGTTTACAgagatgtttttcttccagtCTATCAACTTAGAACCGAATCATCACTATaccaaaaagaaacaatatttcacttttcaatcaaatcaaatcaaacttgTGAAATGTTCTCTGATCCATCTCTCCCTTCACTGCTAATCGGCTTCTAATCAGATGTGATCTTTACTTATGCACAAGATGAAAGCAttatgtgaataaattaaaagaaaagaaaacaagtacatcaaaaataatattttacataATTCTAGATTAAAATTAAGATAAAAACTTGAAAGCAGTAAGATCATGGCACAATCGCACTTAACCGTTAAGTATTTAGTAAAGGCAGTGTGGCATTTATAACAGCTTTATACATGATGAGAGGCCAGGCTGAGTCTTGTATTGGCTTCACAGTATTTAATCTCATCTCTCTGAAAAGTGACCATCTGACTCAGACCCGCCCTGACTGCTCAACTTCCCAGCAGCGTTCACTGCACCTCAAGAGTATGGCATCCAGAGAGGTTCGTGTTCGCCCTCTTTTGTGCCATCAAAAAGTGTGTAAAAGGGAGCAGACATGTGAATAAGCTAACAGTGAGGGAGGTTTTTACAACAAGAGGCCATGTAGGGACATCCAACTGTCATTGTGCTTTAAGATATCAATTTTCTTC contains:
- the rprml gene encoding reprimo-like protein encodes the protein MNVSFFDVTQGALFNGSQTLAGTLASYSSNGTDNVVTGDGGGSLVLVQDERKLFVMRVVQIAVLCVLSLTVVFGIFFLGCNLMIKSESMINFLVKDRRPSKDVETVMIGLS